GGAAGTGGCCGCAGCACTCGAACCAGTGCAGGCGTGCCCCGGGATAGAGCTGCAGCGCCCGCGCCGCCTGCTGCGGCAGGCAGACACGGTCGAGCCGCCCCCAGCCGATCACCAGCGGCCTGGGCAGGCTGCCCGCATCCGCGCCCTGCCTCGCCGGCTCGCGCAGGAGCGCACGCAGCACCGCGTCGTAGGAGCGTGCCGACGCATAGCTGCGCATTTCCTCTAGCACCATGGAAGGCGGCAGCGCGGCAGGCTGAACCGAGAACTGCGCCAGCAGCAGGCTGCGCGCCCAGTCGTGCGCGATGAGGGTCGGCATGGCGAATTGCAGGCTCTGCGCAAGCCGGTGCGAGAACCAGACCGACGCGGCGAAGAGGAAGCGCTCCCAGCCGAGCCAGAAGCCGCCCGGCCCCAGCGAAACCACCGAGCCCAGTACGCCGCCGCGGCGCGCCAGCTCGAGCAGCAGGCGCGCGCCGATCGAGCTGCCGGCGGCATCGGTGCCGATCAGCTCATGCTCCCGGAGGAACTGTGCGAGCGCGTCGGCCAGTGTCTGCAACGAGACCTCGCCGTCCAGCGGCGGACTCTTGCCGAAGCCGGGGAGGTCGATCGCGGTCACGCTGCGCCGGGCCGCCAGCG
Above is a window of Variovorax sp. RA8 DNA encoding:
- a CDS encoding alpha/beta fold hydrolase — its product is MLINYVRRGQGKSLLLVHGLGSSWRSWQGIMEPLAARRSVTAIDLPGFGKSPPLDGEVSLQTLADALAQFLREHELIGTDAAGSSIGARLLLELARRGGVLGSVVSLGPGGFWLGWERFLFAASVWFSHRLAQSLQFAMPTLIAHDWARSLLLAQFSVQPAALPPSMVLEEMRSYASARSYDAVLRALLREPARQGADAGSLPRPLVIGWGRLDRVCLPQQAARALQLYPGARLHWFECCGHFPHWDAPEETTRLILEATAD